A genome region from Methanobacterium bryantii includes the following:
- a CDS encoding chitobiase/beta-hexosaminidase C-terminal domain-containing protein: MRKIVLLSILVLCFLFVGAVNAADPVNQDVYVSVSGNDANSGTGVASSYATIGKAVNVSDETKNVKIHLGEGNFTGNGNVNLTINKNHTGSGGSMTLIGAGINKTFIDGGKVNQLLNIGVNSNLTLINITFVNGNASSGGAICNKGILNIYNCSFENNNATSSGGAVYSESGSLSVSNSVFNNNYAKYSGGAVSSYSVCNVVNSNFTNNSGRSGGALYISGGSDRYSLVKNCTFLDSAAEQYGGSLYVTYASVVNNSFEDSITTGTSSSYGGGAIYGGNIYLQNNSMILCSAASGSGNYIKAIGPINNTGVTLDSKSITQPSFTLTASVADDKGNPIDGGSITFYANSTLLGYANVINGAATLNANMLLDNGFYALNGSSSYYSNVTNGTLDVNLNVNPSTYYVSPDGDDDVNDGLTNITPFKTIKKAVDTGFANGVYVNIYLLSGTYSGDGNVNLTLADYLGYLNLIGLNYNQSIIDGSGTDWAFNFGSNVQANLVNLTIKNCTITGSSKAIILSTGTNMGSANPIYKKITIKDCIFEDNVAKSYAAVVRLISGSVENSSFIHNAGTSVYLSTGYVQDVPVLVSNSMFLNNYNITRYGLLTLGNTAVLENSSFINNSANYSSIINFNANSAVSRNNQFINNTNPYVNGATDGVIVSGYFLSSNDTFEGNNVSSIVNNGIFVNDTFKNNTFTTGNRAIFYLNGGQLNVTNCTYTNNNGVNSVVVIRSGTLLNDGVLIFVSKNSNSLTSTLRAILDLPGFTVSGGSVNFYLNGTLLGTASFVNNTAELNVSGFGNGIYTITGNSTNFANAIVQNGVLNITAQVYDSLTYYVGQNGSDDTGDGSVSKPYATIQKAIEEGVSKTLNLIINILPGTIKGTGNVNMTLPNYLNLTITGTKNQSIIDGDGVNWLFVTDTLYENNLITLSNLTVKNAKAMKIFSGAGQATSGVGIIQTAGNLKIDNCTFTDNIGYVISAAEGAYLTVNNSYFTRNTNAIYSYYGNYIAILNSVFENNIAVNNATWTGGKSLIYIQDRYRPSSSDRVLDVSTVLIDNITISGTVGDNTSYVSCGVFIKGCNSTILNSKFINNDLTTAFAVFAGDTANNLTNCYTLTNCYFKNNTYDIRTLYGPAAGPRPTITLINSIFDSSGGFTYIDSRYKNAWWNVTNCSFTNMLNNLTFVSEGAVINGSLFKNDTVTLPDNTTNSAILNCTVLSSSNLNHLNYNYWGGSNPKVSNVNYWIVPVLVADGKAGLSQVVSLVYKVFDGVNYYDYDVSSIPIPMEEFVLSVVKGSIAPGLGNLTKGGFDAVYAVGGYGVNTVIANFADGNSLSLDVDFHTDSTSSDVILSKSVGESGEYVDVAVDVTGEDGSPVNGGVVEFFLAGTSLGTVNVVNGVATKRIQVNGSVGFYEIYAKYVGTDCFAESNGVELYQLIDTVAPTASVNVPGGLYNTSKTVTVNMSETGSIYYTLDGKTPTTSSSKYTGPISISSTTTLKYVAVDNAGNQSPVYTAVYTIDKTAPTASASVKAGTYNTAKLITLKMSEAGTIYYTLNGKTPTTSNARYSKAINMASTHTLKFFAVDKAGNKSPVYTVKYVIDKTRPYVKVMYPKKSSTGISRSSTLYLKFSENIKTSINWSKVYIKNLKTGKKVAVSKVIKNNVLYFKTGKRSAYTWYQIYIPASAIKDAAGNNGISYTWKFKTGKY; the protein is encoded by the coding sequence ATGCGGAAAATAGTATTATTAAGTATTTTGGTATTATGTTTTCTTTTTGTAGGTGCGGTTAATGCTGCGGATCCTGTAAATCAGGATGTTTATGTATCTGTTAGTGGTAATGATGCTAATAGCGGTACTGGTGTGGCTAGTTCGTATGCTACTATTGGGAAGGCTGTTAATGTTTCTGATGAAACTAAGAATGTTAAAATTCATTTAGGTGAGGGAAATTTCACCGGAAATGGAAATGTTAATTTAACCATTAATAAGAATCATACTGGTTCTGGCGGGTCCATGACTCTTATCGGTGCTGGGATTAATAAGACGTTTATTGATGGTGGAAAAGTAAATCAATTGTTGAATATTGGTGTTAATTCTAATTTAACTTTAATCAATATTACTTTTGTAAATGGTAATGCCAGTAGTGGTGGAGCTATTTGTAACAAAGGTATTTTGAATATTTATAATTGTTCTTTTGAAAATAATAATGCAACAAGTTCTGGTGGTGCGGTATATTCAGAATCTGGTAGTTTGAGTGTTTCAAATTCTGTTTTCAATAATAATTATGCTAAGTATTCTGGTGGGGCTGTATCTTCTTATTCAGTTTGTAATGTAGTTAATTCAAATTTTACAAATAATTCTGGAAGATCTGGTGGAGCACTATACATAAGTGGTGGTTCAGACAGGTATTCTCTTGTTAAGAATTGTACTTTCCTTGATTCTGCTGCTGAACAGTATGGTGGTTCATTATATGTCACTTATGCTTCTGTTGTTAACAATAGTTTTGAAGATAGTATAACTACTGGTACTTCTAGTTCTTATGGTGGGGGTGCTATTTATGGGGGTAATATTTACCTTCAAAATAACAGCATGATTCTTTGTTCTGCTGCTAGTGGTAGTGGGAATTATATTAAGGCTATTGGGCCTATAAACAATACGGGAGTTACTTTGGATAGTAAGAGTATTACTCAGCCTAGTTTTACTTTAACTGCTAGTGTGGCTGATGATAAGGGAAACCCAATTGATGGTGGTTCTATTACTTTTTATGCTAATTCCACTCTCCTTGGATATGCTAATGTAATTAACGGTGCAGCTACTTTGAATGCTAATATGTTATTGGATAATGGTTTTTATGCTTTGAATGGGTCTTCTAGTTATTATAGTAATGTGACTAATGGGACTTTGGATGTTAATCTTAATGTTAATCCTTCAACTTATTATGTTTCACCTGATGGTGATGATGATGTAAATGATGGTTTAACAAATATTACTCCGTTTAAAACCATAAAAAAAGCCGTTGACACTGGATTTGCAAATGGTGTTTACGTTAACATTTACCTATTATCTGGAACCTACTCTGGTGATGGTAATGTAAATTTAACTCTTGCAGACTATCTTGGCTATCTAAACCTTATAGGTTTAAATTATAATCAATCAATCATCGACGGCAGTGGTACAGACTGGGCTTTCAATTTTGGGTCAAATGTACAGGCAAACTTGGTAAATTTAACTATAAAAAACTGTACTATCACAGGTTCCAGTAAAGCGATAATATTGTCTACAGGTACAAATATGGGGAGTGCTAACCCTATTTACAAGAAAATAACCATCAAAGACTGTATTTTTGAGGATAATGTCGCTAAATCATATGCAGCTGTGGTTAGGCTTATCAGTGGATCGGTTGAAAATTCATCATTTATTCATAACGCAGGAACTTCAGTATATTTATCTACAGGATACGTGCAGGATGTTCCAGTTTTAGTTAGCAATTCCATGTTTTTAAACAATTACAATATAACTAGGTATGGTCTGTTGACTTTAGGGAATACGGCAGTTTTAGAAAACTCTTCATTTATTAATAATTCAGCTAATTATTCGAGTATAATAAATTTCAATGCTAACTCTGCTGTAAGTCGTAATAATCAATTTATTAACAACACTAATCCTTATGTGAATGGAGCTACAGATGGAGTTATCGTTTCAGGGTATTTTTTAAGTTCAAACGATACATTTGAAGGAAATAATGTTTCAAGTATTGTAAATAACGGAATATTTGTTAATGATACATTTAAAAATAACACGTTTACAACAGGTAACAGGGCAATTTTCTATTTGAATGGAGGTCAATTAAACGTTACTAACTGTACTTATACAAACAACAATGGTGTTAATAGTGTTGTTGTTATTAGAAGTGGTACTCTTTTAAATGATGGTGTTTTGATATTTGTATCAAAGAATTCAAATTCTTTAACAAGTACCCTAAGGGCAATTTTGGATTTACCTGGATTTACTGTTTCGGGAGGTTCTGTTAATTTTTACCTTAACGGTACACTTTTGGGTACAGCTTCGTTTGTTAATAATACTGCTGAGTTAAATGTTTCCGGTTTTGGTAATGGAATTTATACAATAACAGGAAACAGCACTAACTTTGCAAATGCAATTGTCCAAAATGGTGTTTTAAACATCACTGCACAAGTATATGATTCTTTAACATACTATGTTGGGCAAAATGGAAGTGATGATACTGGTGATGGGTCAGTAAGTAAGCCTTATGCAACAATTCAAAAAGCAATAGAGGAAGGTGTTTCAAAAACATTAAACTTAATTATAAACATCCTGCCCGGAACCATAAAAGGCACAGGTAATGTTAACATGACCTTACCAAATTATCTAAATTTAACCATCACCGGAACTAAAAATCAATCTATCATTGATGGTGATGGTGTAAACTGGTTATTTGTAACAGATACCCTGTATGAAAATAACTTAATTACCCTGTCTAATTTAACAGTAAAAAATGCAAAAGCTATGAAAATTTTCTCTGGAGCGGGCCAAGCTACGAGTGGTGTAGGCATTATTCAGACAGCAGGTAATTTAAAAATTGATAACTGTACCTTTACAGATAATATAGGTTACGTTATTTCCGCTGCAGAAGGAGCTTACTTAACTGTAAATAATTCATATTTCACACGGAATACCAATGCAATCTATAGCTACTACGGTAATTATATTGCAATTCTCAACAGTGTATTTGAAAACAATATCGCTGTTAATAATGCTACCTGGACAGGTGGTAAATCACTTATTTATATCCAGGATAGATACAGGCCAAGCAGCAGTGATCGTGTTTTAGATGTTTCCACTGTTTTGATAGATAATATTACTATCAGTGGAACGGTCGGTGATAATACGTCATATGTTTCATGTGGTGTGTTTATTAAGGGCTGTAATTCAACTATACTTAATTCAAAATTCATAAATAACGATTTAACTACTGCTTTCGCTGTGTTTGCAGGTGATACGGCTAATAATTTGACTAATTGTTATACTTTGACTAACTGTTATTTTAAAAACAACACATATGATATTAGAACTTTATATGGTCCGGCAGCAGGCCCTAGACCTACCATAACTTTAATCAACAGCATCTTTGATTCAAGTGGAGGATTTACATATATAGATAGTAGGTATAAGAATGCTTGGTGGAACGTTACTAATTGTTCTTTTACTAATATGCTGAATAATTTAACTTTCGTAAGTGAAGGAGCAGTAATAAATGGCAGTTTATTTAAAAACGATACTGTTACACTTCCAGATAATACTACAAACAGTGCAATACTTAATTGTACTGTTCTTTCAAGCTCTAATCTAAATCATTTGAATTATAATTATTGGGGCGGTAGTAATCCTAAGGTTAGCAATGTAAATTACTGGATTGTTCCTGTGTTGGTTGCTGATGGTAAGGCTGGTTTGAGTCAGGTTGTTAGTTTAGTGTATAAAGTGTTTGATGGTGTGAATTACTATGATTATGATGTGAGTTCTATACCTATTCCAATGGAAGAGTTTGTTTTATCTGTTGTTAAGGGTAGTATTGCTCCGGGTTTGGGTAATTTAACTAAGGGTGGTTTTGATGCGGTTTATGCTGTGGGTGGTTATGGTGTTAATACTGTAATTGCGAATTTTGCTGATGGTAATTCGCTGTCTTTGGATGTTGATTTCCATACTGATTCGACTAGTTCTGATGTGATTTTGTCTAAGTCTGTTGGTGAATCGGGTGAGTATGTTGATGTGGCTGTTGATGTGACTGGTGAGGATGGTTCTCCTGTTAATGGTGGTGTTGTGGAGTTCTTCTTAGCGGGTACTTCTTTAGGTACTGTTAATGTGGTTAATGGTGTTGCTACTAAGAGGATTCAGGTTAATGGGTCTGTTGGTTTCTATGAAATTTATGCAAAATATGTGGGGACTGACTGTTTTGCTGAATCTAACGGTGTTGAACTTTATCAATTAATAGATACTGTTGCACCAACTGCAAGTGTTAATGTGCCTGGTGGATTGTATAACACCAGTAAAACTGTTACGGTTAATATGAGTGAGACTGGAAGTATTTATTATACTTTGGATGGTAAGACACCGACTACAAGCAGTAGTAAATATACTGGTCCAATTAGTATTTCGTCTACAACGACTTTGAAGTATGTGGCTGTGGATAATGCGGGTAATCAGTCACCTGTTTATACTGCGGTGTATACTATTGATAAGACTGCTCCAACTGCAAGTGCAAGTGTTAAGGCTGGGACTTATAATACTGCTAAGCTTATTACTTTGAAGATGAGTGAGGCAGGGACTATTTATTATACTTTGAATGGTAAGACGCCGACTACGAGTAATGCGAGGTATAGTAAGGCTATTAATATGGCTTCAACGCACACTTTGAAGTTCTTTGCGGTGGACAAAGCAGGGAATAAATCACCAGTTTACACTGTAAAATACGTTATAGACAAAACACGGCCGTACGTAAAAGTGATGTACCCTAAAAAAAGCAGTACGGGCATTTCCAGGTCAAGTACACTCTACCTCAAATTCAGTGAAAACATCAAAACAAGCATAAACTGGTCAAAAGTGTACATCAAAAATCTGAAAACAGGTAAAAAAGTAGCAGTAAGCAAAGTGATCAAAAACAATGTTTTATACTTTAAAACAGGCAAACGGTCTGCTTACACATGGTACCAGATTTATATCCCTGCATCTGCCATTAAAGACGCAGCAGGAAATAACGGTATTAGTTACACATGGAAATTCAAAACAGGAAAATACTAA